A stretch of Penaeus vannamei isolate JL-2024 chromosome 18, ASM4276789v1, whole genome shotgun sequence DNA encodes these proteins:
- the LOC113826197 gene encoding venom protein 59.1, which translates to MRASLVLLAGVVLLALLCGAEAHHCGDCSTVSCPSTADCTHGTQLEHCGCCEVCLRTAGERCDHHDYNGGICIGSLKCVKDVCV; encoded by the exons ATGCGcgcctctctcgtcctcctcgctGGCgtcgtcctcctcgccctcctgtgCGG GGCCGAGGCTCACCACTGCGGGGATTGCAGCACCGTCTCCTGCCCGAGCACAGCCGACTGCACCCACGGCACCCAGCTCGAACACTGCGGCTGCTGCGAAGTCTGCCTGAGG ACTGCCGGCGAGCGTTGTGACCACCACGATTACAATGGCGGCATTTGCATAGGCTCACTGAAATGCGTAAAGGACGTTTGTGTTTAG